In a genomic window of Gossypium arboreum isolate Shixiya-1 chromosome 9, ASM2569848v2, whole genome shotgun sequence:
- the LOC108456722 gene encoding ISWI chromatin-remodeling complex ATPase CHR11-like isoform X1: MAKLSKPTSSDEALSDGSSSSEEERIDDQINGDEDDEEELEAVARSAGASDEDEDDDAAPDANADDAYEYESNGAEPDISKREKERLKEMEKLKKQKIQEILDAQNAAIDADMNNKGKGRLKYLLQQTELFAHFSKGEQSSSQKKVKGRGRHSSKVTEEEEDEEYLKEEEDGLSGNTRLVTQPTCIQGKMRDYQLAGLNWLIRLYENGINGILADEMGLGKTLQTISLLGYLHEYRGITGPHMVVAPKSTLGNWVNEIRRFCPVLRTVKFLGNPEERRYIREELLVAGKFDVCVTSFEMAIKEKSALRRFSWRYIVIDEAHRIKNENSLLSKTMRLYNTNYRLLITGTPLQNNLHELWALLNFLLPEIFSSAETFDEWFQISGENDEQEVVQQLHKVLRPFLLRRLKSDVEKGLPPKKETILKVGMSQMQKHYYRALLQKDLEVVNAGGERKRLLNIAMQLRKCCNHPYLFQGAEPGPPYTTGDHLITNAGKMVLLDKLLPKLKERDSRVLIFSQMTRLLDILEDYLMFRGYLYCRIDGNTGGEDRDASIEAFNKPGSEKFVFLLSTRAGGLGINLATADVVILYDSDWNPQVDLQAQDRAHRIGQKKEVQVFRFCTEYTIEEKVIERAYKKLALDALVIQQGRLAEQKTVNKDELLQMVRFGAEMVFSSKDSTITDEDIDRIIAKGEAATAELDAKMKKFTEDAIKFKMDDTAELYDFDDEKDENKFDFKKIATENWIEPPKRERKRNYSESEYFKQTLRQGGPAKPKEPRIPRMPQLHDFQFFNTQRLSDLYEKEVRYLMQTHQKNQIKDSIDEAEPEEGGDPLTAEELEEKEQLLEEGFSSWSRRDFNTFIRACEKYGRNDIKSIASEMEGKTEEEVQRYAKVFKERYKELNDYDRIIKNIERGEARISRKDEIKKAIGKKLDRYKNPWLEMKIQYGQNKGKLYNEECDRFMICMVHKLGYGNWEELKAAFRMSPLFRFDWFVKSRTTQELARRCDTLIRLVEKENQEYDERERQARKEKKLAKNMTPSKRGGRQPIESPAQPKKPKQLSMDDYVISGKKRK, translated from the exons ATGGCGAAGTTATCGAAACCGACGTCGTCCGATGAAGCATTATCCGATGGTTCCAGTTCATCGGAAGAAGAGAGGATTGACGATCAGATCAACGGCGATGAAGACGATGAAGAAGAGCTCGAAGCCGTCGCTCGTTCCGCCGGTGCTTCCGATGAAGACGAAGATGATGACGCTGCACCTGATGCAAACGCGGATGATGCTTACGAG TATGAGTCTAACGGGGCTGAACCAGATATTAGTAAGCGAGAAAAGGAGaggttaaaagaaatggagaaactAAAGAAGCAGAAGATTCAGGAAATATTGGATGCTCAAAATGCCGCCATTGATGCTGATATG AATAACAAGGGGAAGGGGCGTTTGAAGTATCTTTTGCAGCAGACGGAGTTGTTTGCTCATTTTTCTAAAGGTGAACAATCATCATCGCAAAAGAAGGTGAAAGGAAG GGGACGTCATTCATCAAAAGTAACcgaggaggaagaagatgaagagtACCTCAAGGAGGAAGAAGATGGTTTGTCTGGAAACACGCGATTGGTCACTCAACCTACTT GTATTCAAGGAAAAATGAGAGACTACCAACTTGCTGGTTTAAATTGGCTTATACGACTGTATGAGAATGGTATAAATGGAATTCTTGCTGATGAAATG GGTCTTGGGAAAACTTTGCAAACTATTTCTTTATTGGGCTATCTGCATGAGTACCGGGGAATTACTGGCCCTCACATGGTTGTTGCTCCAAAATCAACTCTCGGTAACTGGGTGAATGAAATTCGTCGATTCTGCCCAGTCCTGCGAACTGTAAAATTTCTTGGGAATCCTGAAGAAAGA AGATACATTCGTGAGGAGCTACTTGTTGCTGGAAAGTTTGATGTCTGTGTCACAAGTTTTGAGATGGCCATTAAGGAGAAGTCTGCCTTGCGCCGTTTTAGTTGGCGCTATATAGTTATTGATGAAGCCCATCGGATCAAGAATGAGAATTCACTTCTTTCAAAAACAATGAGGCTCTACAACACTAATTACCGTCTTCTTATTACTGGTACTCCACTTCAG AATAATCTCCATGAGCTCTGGGCTCTTCTTAACTTTCTACTGCCAGAGATTTTTAGTTCGGCTGAAACTTTTGATGAGTGGTTTCAGATTTCTGGTGAAAATGACGAGCAGGAAGTTGTTCAACAACTTCACAAG GTTCTTCGGCCATTTCTCCTTCGAAGATTGAAATCAGATGTTGAAAAAGGTTTGCCTCCCAAAAAGGAAACTATCCTGAAAGTAGGAATGTCCCAGATGCAGAAACATTACTACAGGGCTTTGCTGCAAAAAGATCTTGAAGTTGTTAATGCTGGTGGAGAGCGTAAGCGTCTTCTGAACATTGCAATGCAGCTGCGTAAATGCTGTAATCACCCATATCTTTTTCAAGGTGCTGAACCTGGACCTCCATATACTACAGGGGACCATCTTATAACCAATGCTG GCAAAATGGTTCTCTTGGACAAGCTACTGCCAAAGCTAAAGGAGCGTGATTCTAGAGTTCTGATATTTTCTCAG ATGACAAGGTTGCTGGATATTCTTGAAGATTATTTGATGTTCCGTGGGTACCTGTATTGTCGGATTGATGGTAATACGGGTGGAGAAGACCGTGATGCTTCTATTGAAGCCTTTAATAAGCCAGGAAGTGAGAAATTTGTTTTCTTGTTATCAACTAGAGCTGGAGGTCTTGGTATTAATCTTGCTACAGCAGATGTTGTCATCCTTTATGATAGTGACTG GAATCCACAAGTTGATCTGCAAGCACAGGATCGTGCTCATAGAATTGGTCAAAAGAAGGAAGTTCAAGTGTTTCGCTTTTGCACGGAG TACACTATTGAGGAAAAGGTGATAGAGAGGGCCTACAAAAAGCTTGCCCTAGATGCTCTGGTTATTCAACAAGGACGATTAGCAGAGCAGAAGA CTGTTAACAAAGATGAGTTGCTTCAAATGGTGAGATTTGGTGCTGAAATGGTCTTTAGTTCCAAGGATAGCACAATTACAGATGAAGACATTGATAGAATCATTGCCAAAGGAGAAGCAGCAACAGCTGAACTTGATGCCAAGATGAAGAAATTTACAGAGGATGCTATTAAATTTAAGATGGATGATA CTGCTGAATtgtatgattttgatgatgaaaaG GATGAAAACAAGTTTGACTTCAAGAAAATTGCAACTGAAAATTGGATTGAGCCTCCAAAAAGAGAGCGAAAGCGGAA TTACTCAGAATCTGAGTACTTTAAACAAACCCTGCGCCAAGGTGGTCCAGCAAAACCAAAGGAACCTCGAATTCCTCGCATGCCTCAACT GCATGATTTCCAGTTTTTTAACACTCAGAGGCTAAGTGACTTGTATGAGAAAGAAGTGCGCTATCTTATG CAAACCCATCAGAAGAATCAGATAAAGGATTCAATTGATGAGGCTGAACCTGAAG AAGGTGGAGATCCACTAACTGCTGAAGAATTGGAAGAAAAGGAACAACTATTAGAAGAG GGGTTTTCTTCATGGAGCAGAAGAGATTTCAATACTTTCATAAGAGCTTGTGAGAAGTATGGACGAAATGATATAAAAAGTATTGCTTCAGAAATGGAAGGCAAAACTGAGGAGGAAGTTCAACGATATGCTAAAGTTTTTAAAGAACGATACAAGGAGTTAAATG ATTATGATAGGATAATAAAGAACATTGAAAGAGGGGAAGCCAGAATCTCTAGAAAAGATGAGATCAAGAAAGCAATTGGCAAGAAATTGGATCGCTACAAGAATCCATGGCTGGAAATGAAGATCCAGTATGGTCAAAACAAAGGGAAGCTGTACAATGAAGAATGTGATCGGTTCATG ATATGTATGGTTCACAAGCTTGGATATGGGAATTGGGAGGAATTGAAGGCAGCATTCAGAATGTCTCCTTTGTTTCGATTTGATTGGTTCGTTAAGTCACGGACAACTCAAGAGCTGGCAAGGAGATGCGATACCCTCATCCGGTTGGTTGAGAAGGAAAATCAAGAATATGACGAGAGGGAGCGACAAGCCCGCAAGGAGAAGAAACTTGCCAAG AACATGACACCATCTAAGCGAGGTGGGAGGCAGCCGATTGAGAGTCCTGCTCAACCGAAGAAACCAAAACAGCTATCAATGGATGATTACGTGATCTCG GGAAAAAAGAGGAAATGA
- the LOC108456722 gene encoding ISWI chromatin-remodeling complex ATPase CHR11-like isoform X2, giving the protein MAKLSKPTSSDEALSDGSSSSEEERIDDQINGDEDDEEELEAVARSAGASDEDEDDDAAPDANADDAYEYESNGAEPDISKREKERLKEMEKLKKQKIQEILDAQNAAIDADMNNKGKGRLKYLLQQTELFAHFSKGEQSSSQKKVKGRGRHSSKVTEEEEDEEYLKEEEDGLSGNTRLVTQPTCIQGKMRDYQLAGLNWLIRLYENGINGILADEMGLGKTLQTISLLGYLHEYRGITGPHMVVAPKSTLGNWVNEIRRFCPVLRTVKFLGNPEERRYIREELLVAGKFDVCVTSFEMAIKEKSALRRFSWRYIVIDEAHRIKNENSLLSKTMRLYNTNYRLLITGTPLQNNLHELWALLNFLLPEIFSSAETFDEWFQISGENDEQEVVQQLHKVLRPFLLRRLKSDVEKGLPPKKETILKVGMSQMQKHYYRALLQKDLEVVNAGGERKRLLNIAMQLRKCCNHPYLFQGAEPGPPYTTGDHLITNAGKMVLLDKLLPKLKERDSRVLIFSQMTRLLDILEDYLMFRGYLYCRIDGNTGGEDRDASIEAFNKPGSEKFVFLLSTRAGGLGINLATADVVILYDSDWNPQVDLQAQDRAHRIGQKKEVQVFRFCTEYTIEEKVIERAYKKLALDALVIQQGRLAEQKTVNKDELLQMVRFGAEMVFSSKDSTITDEDIDRIIAKGEAATAELDAKMKKFTEDAIKFKMDDTAELYDFDDEKDENKFDFKKIATENWIEPPKRERKRNYSESEYFKQTLRQGGPAKPKEPRIPRMPQLHDFQFFNTQRLSDLYEKEVRYLMQTHQKNQIKDSIDEAEPEGGDPLTAEELEEKEQLLEEGFSSWSRRDFNTFIRACEKYGRNDIKSIASEMEGKTEEEVQRYAKVFKERYKELNDYDRIIKNIERGEARISRKDEIKKAIGKKLDRYKNPWLEMKIQYGQNKGKLYNEECDRFMICMVHKLGYGNWEELKAAFRMSPLFRFDWFVKSRTTQELARRCDTLIRLVEKENQEYDERERQARKEKKLAKNMTPSKRGGRQPIESPAQPKKPKQLSMDDYVISGKKRK; this is encoded by the exons ATGGCGAAGTTATCGAAACCGACGTCGTCCGATGAAGCATTATCCGATGGTTCCAGTTCATCGGAAGAAGAGAGGATTGACGATCAGATCAACGGCGATGAAGACGATGAAGAAGAGCTCGAAGCCGTCGCTCGTTCCGCCGGTGCTTCCGATGAAGACGAAGATGATGACGCTGCACCTGATGCAAACGCGGATGATGCTTACGAG TATGAGTCTAACGGGGCTGAACCAGATATTAGTAAGCGAGAAAAGGAGaggttaaaagaaatggagaaactAAAGAAGCAGAAGATTCAGGAAATATTGGATGCTCAAAATGCCGCCATTGATGCTGATATG AATAACAAGGGGAAGGGGCGTTTGAAGTATCTTTTGCAGCAGACGGAGTTGTTTGCTCATTTTTCTAAAGGTGAACAATCATCATCGCAAAAGAAGGTGAAAGGAAG GGGACGTCATTCATCAAAAGTAACcgaggaggaagaagatgaagagtACCTCAAGGAGGAAGAAGATGGTTTGTCTGGAAACACGCGATTGGTCACTCAACCTACTT GTATTCAAGGAAAAATGAGAGACTACCAACTTGCTGGTTTAAATTGGCTTATACGACTGTATGAGAATGGTATAAATGGAATTCTTGCTGATGAAATG GGTCTTGGGAAAACTTTGCAAACTATTTCTTTATTGGGCTATCTGCATGAGTACCGGGGAATTACTGGCCCTCACATGGTTGTTGCTCCAAAATCAACTCTCGGTAACTGGGTGAATGAAATTCGTCGATTCTGCCCAGTCCTGCGAACTGTAAAATTTCTTGGGAATCCTGAAGAAAGA AGATACATTCGTGAGGAGCTACTTGTTGCTGGAAAGTTTGATGTCTGTGTCACAAGTTTTGAGATGGCCATTAAGGAGAAGTCTGCCTTGCGCCGTTTTAGTTGGCGCTATATAGTTATTGATGAAGCCCATCGGATCAAGAATGAGAATTCACTTCTTTCAAAAACAATGAGGCTCTACAACACTAATTACCGTCTTCTTATTACTGGTACTCCACTTCAG AATAATCTCCATGAGCTCTGGGCTCTTCTTAACTTTCTACTGCCAGAGATTTTTAGTTCGGCTGAAACTTTTGATGAGTGGTTTCAGATTTCTGGTGAAAATGACGAGCAGGAAGTTGTTCAACAACTTCACAAG GTTCTTCGGCCATTTCTCCTTCGAAGATTGAAATCAGATGTTGAAAAAGGTTTGCCTCCCAAAAAGGAAACTATCCTGAAAGTAGGAATGTCCCAGATGCAGAAACATTACTACAGGGCTTTGCTGCAAAAAGATCTTGAAGTTGTTAATGCTGGTGGAGAGCGTAAGCGTCTTCTGAACATTGCAATGCAGCTGCGTAAATGCTGTAATCACCCATATCTTTTTCAAGGTGCTGAACCTGGACCTCCATATACTACAGGGGACCATCTTATAACCAATGCTG GCAAAATGGTTCTCTTGGACAAGCTACTGCCAAAGCTAAAGGAGCGTGATTCTAGAGTTCTGATATTTTCTCAG ATGACAAGGTTGCTGGATATTCTTGAAGATTATTTGATGTTCCGTGGGTACCTGTATTGTCGGATTGATGGTAATACGGGTGGAGAAGACCGTGATGCTTCTATTGAAGCCTTTAATAAGCCAGGAAGTGAGAAATTTGTTTTCTTGTTATCAACTAGAGCTGGAGGTCTTGGTATTAATCTTGCTACAGCAGATGTTGTCATCCTTTATGATAGTGACTG GAATCCACAAGTTGATCTGCAAGCACAGGATCGTGCTCATAGAATTGGTCAAAAGAAGGAAGTTCAAGTGTTTCGCTTTTGCACGGAG TACACTATTGAGGAAAAGGTGATAGAGAGGGCCTACAAAAAGCTTGCCCTAGATGCTCTGGTTATTCAACAAGGACGATTAGCAGAGCAGAAGA CTGTTAACAAAGATGAGTTGCTTCAAATGGTGAGATTTGGTGCTGAAATGGTCTTTAGTTCCAAGGATAGCACAATTACAGATGAAGACATTGATAGAATCATTGCCAAAGGAGAAGCAGCAACAGCTGAACTTGATGCCAAGATGAAGAAATTTACAGAGGATGCTATTAAATTTAAGATGGATGATA CTGCTGAATtgtatgattttgatgatgaaaaG GATGAAAACAAGTTTGACTTCAAGAAAATTGCAACTGAAAATTGGATTGAGCCTCCAAAAAGAGAGCGAAAGCGGAA TTACTCAGAATCTGAGTACTTTAAACAAACCCTGCGCCAAGGTGGTCCAGCAAAACCAAAGGAACCTCGAATTCCTCGCATGCCTCAACT GCATGATTTCCAGTTTTTTAACACTCAGAGGCTAAGTGACTTGTATGAGAAAGAAGTGCGCTATCTTATG CAAACCCATCAGAAGAATCAGATAAAGGATTCAATTGATGAGGCTGAACCTGAAG GTGGAGATCCACTAACTGCTGAAGAATTGGAAGAAAAGGAACAACTATTAGAAGAG GGGTTTTCTTCATGGAGCAGAAGAGATTTCAATACTTTCATAAGAGCTTGTGAGAAGTATGGACGAAATGATATAAAAAGTATTGCTTCAGAAATGGAAGGCAAAACTGAGGAGGAAGTTCAACGATATGCTAAAGTTTTTAAAGAACGATACAAGGAGTTAAATG ATTATGATAGGATAATAAAGAACATTGAAAGAGGGGAAGCCAGAATCTCTAGAAAAGATGAGATCAAGAAAGCAATTGGCAAGAAATTGGATCGCTACAAGAATCCATGGCTGGAAATGAAGATCCAGTATGGTCAAAACAAAGGGAAGCTGTACAATGAAGAATGTGATCGGTTCATG ATATGTATGGTTCACAAGCTTGGATATGGGAATTGGGAGGAATTGAAGGCAGCATTCAGAATGTCTCCTTTGTTTCGATTTGATTGGTTCGTTAAGTCACGGACAACTCAAGAGCTGGCAAGGAGATGCGATACCCTCATCCGGTTGGTTGAGAAGGAAAATCAAGAATATGACGAGAGGGAGCGACAAGCCCGCAAGGAGAAGAAACTTGCCAAG AACATGACACCATCTAAGCGAGGTGGGAGGCAGCCGATTGAGAGTCCTGCTCAACCGAAGAAACCAAAACAGCTATCAATGGATGATTACGTGATCTCG GGAAAAAAGAGGAAATGA